A window of the Ferrimicrobium sp. genome harbors these coding sequences:
- a CDS encoding PilT/PilU family type 4a pilus ATPase — MAIHVLLENYLDALRELGGSDLHLKANAPAHVRVSGRLGSMDDLPVPSQQDLSAIMDAIVPESARTSFQKTGETDFAYIDGHGRRYRVNCFLFGRALGFAFRAVKPEAPSYDDLGLPGSIAKLATIERGLILVTGPTGSGKSSTLAAMVNAINTSRAKHIITLEDPIEYLHHDQRSFVNQREIGFDTRTFASALRASLRQDPDVILVGEMRDLETVEAAIQAAETGHLVLSTLHTLGVAETISRIIDFFPPYQQHQARVSLADILAGVVSQRLVDAASGSSLVVACEVLVTNGRVKQAILEPEHATDIKTIVTEGAFYGMMTFDQALAQLVTDNKITVETALANASNSHDLGLMLKDLGQLAV, encoded by the coding sequence ATGGCGATCCACGTATTGCTTGAAAACTATCTTGACGCCCTACGGGAACTCGGGGGCTCCGATCTTCACTTGAAGGCCAACGCACCTGCCCATGTGCGCGTGAGTGGGCGGCTCGGCTCCATGGACGATCTCCCCGTCCCCTCGCAGCAGGACCTTTCTGCCATCATGGACGCTATCGTACCTGAGTCTGCGCGAACCTCATTTCAAAAGACTGGTGAAACCGACTTCGCCTACATCGATGGCCACGGACGTCGGTACCGAGTGAACTGCTTCCTGTTCGGGCGGGCTCTTGGGTTTGCCTTCCGGGCCGTGAAGCCCGAGGCCCCAAGCTATGACGACCTCGGACTGCCGGGATCGATCGCAAAGCTCGCAACTATCGAACGCGGGCTAATCCTCGTTACCGGCCCGACGGGGTCGGGTAAGTCATCAACCCTGGCGGCAATGGTCAATGCGATCAACACCAGTCGAGCGAAACACATCATCACGCTCGAAGACCCGATCGAGTACCTTCACCACGACCAGCGATCGTTCGTCAACCAGCGCGAGATCGGCTTTGACACACGAACCTTCGCTTCGGCCCTTCGTGCCTCACTGCGCCAAGATCCAGACGTGATTCTCGTGGGAGAGATGCGCGATCTCGAGACCGTTGAGGCGGCCATCCAGGCAGCAGAGACCGGCCACCTTGTGCTCTCAACGCTGCACACGCTAGGGGTAGCCGAGACGATCTCGAGGATCATCGACTTCTTTCCCCCCTACCAGCAGCACCAAGCAAGGGTTTCACTCGCAGACATCTTGGCTGGAGTCGTCTCGCAACGCCTCGTCGATGCCGCATCTGGATCTTCGCTCGTCGTCGCCTGTGAGGTCCTTGTCACCAACGGACGAGTCAAGCAGGCAATCCTTGAACCCGAACACGCCACCGACATCAAAACGATCGTCACTGAAGGCGCCTTCTACGGCATGATGACCTTCGATCAAGCACTCGCACAGTTGGTCACGGATAACAAGATCACCGTCGAGACCGCACTCGCGAACGCCTCGAACAGCCACGACCTCGGCCTCATGCTCAAGGACTTGGGTCAACTAGCCGTATAG
- a CDS encoding DUF4115 domain-containing protein: MSVIIIFVVAFIGLAIVARIGLANSTRERRSMSGHRHTLETISKVADASTAEKDMRTFKVEPLRPVRLDLSKLDDLTDPDLIRITTPLANDDPNEESGANLVQDDGSEPSHDVEGLKLAKESNDSTPTVQHDELSSNDKTSLEEPSPTGLVFGEDDVIGRVGDDDATVELSSAALGATQVIPQIDDVADQQSGDAERGQHRVYSTGRRSLPLSAMVIGAGAIAVVLGVGFFVLGRNSSSTSPSASPTVATKKQTSSGSKTTKSSATNKSTPTKKASTTTKKAASSASSGGGSTTSGSQGSSTTTTPASYTPVSANANYATYDIPGGPKTVVVSATQPCWVADSNTANGPLLWDETLPAGGSYTISSTSSSLWIKVGNAHDFQMQVNGVPVTFSSPPGVFAFNLVKS, encoded by the coding sequence ATGTCAGTAATTATCATCTTTGTCGTCGCCTTTATCGGCTTGGCAATCGTAGCGAGGATCGGCCTGGCGAATTCGACCCGGGAGCGTCGTTCGATGTCCGGTCACCGTCATACCCTTGAGACTATCTCCAAAGTAGCCGATGCTTCTACCGCGGAGAAGGACATGCGAACCTTCAAAGTGGAACCGTTGCGTCCAGTCCGCCTCGATCTGTCAAAACTCGATGACTTGACCGACCCTGATCTCATTCGTATCACGACGCCACTTGCCAACGATGACCCGAACGAGGAGAGTGGGGCCAATCTGGTCCAAGATGATGGTAGCGAACCGTCGCATGACGTCGAGGGATTGAAGTTGGCGAAGGAGTCGAACGATTCAACGCCGACGGTGCAACACGATGAGCTTTCCAGCAACGACAAGACATCGCTCGAAGAGCCGTCGCCAACCGGATTAGTCTTCGGTGAAGACGACGTCATCGGACGAGTCGGCGACGATGATGCCACCGTTGAGCTCAGTTCGGCTGCCCTCGGAGCAACGCAGGTAATTCCCCAAATAGACGACGTCGCGGATCAGCAGTCTGGCGATGCAGAGCGCGGCCAGCATCGGGTGTACTCCACTGGTCGGCGCAGTCTTCCACTCTCGGCCATGGTCATCGGCGCTGGCGCGATCGCTGTCGTCTTAGGCGTTGGTTTTTTTGTGCTTGGCAGGAACTCTTCTTCCACATCACCCTCGGCGTCGCCAACGGTCGCGACCAAGAAGCAGACGAGTTCGGGATCAAAGACGACCAAATCTTCGGCTACGAACAAGTCGACGCCGACCAAAAAGGCGTCTACAACGACCAAAAAGGCAGCAAGCTCTGCATCTTCTGGTGGGGGTTCGACGACGTCGGGGAGTCAAGGGTCGTCAACTACGACGACACCAGCCAGTTACACACCGGTCAGCGCCAACGCAAACTATGCCACCTACGACATACCCGGTGGCCCAAAGACCGTCGTGGTGAGCGCGACTCAGCCGTGTTGGGTAGCTGATTCCAACACAGCGAACGGTCCTCTGTTGTGGGATGAGACGTTACCGGCAGGGGGATCGTACACGATCTCATCGACTTCATCATCACTGTGGATTAAGGTTGGCAACGCCCATGACTTCCAAATGCAAGTCAACGGCGTTCCAGTCACCTTCTCCTCGCCCCCGGGAGTGTTCGCCTTCAACCTCGTCAAGTCCTAA